ACCATCGGGTAAAAAAATAAATTTGATTTGGCGCCCGTCTTGCAAGTAAGGCAATGCATTTTCCAGTGCGCGCCATGCCGCATCGCGCCCCGCGCGGTCGCCGTCGTAACAGCAAATCACTTGTTCGGTGGAACGGAACAGCAACTGAATTTGCTCCGACGTGGTGGAGGTGCCGAGTGACGCCACCGCGTAATCTACGCCGAATTGGGCGAGCGCCACGACGTCCATATAGCCTTCCACCACTAACAATTTGGCCGGTTCGTCATCGACTTGTAAGGCTTCGTATAAACCGTACAGTTCGCTGCCTTTGTGATAGGTGATGGTTTCCGGTGAATTGAGATATTTCGGTTTTTCATCGCCTAATACACGGCCACCGAAGGCCACGGTGCGTCCACGTTTATCACGGATCGGGAACATAATGCGGTGACGGAATTTGTCGTAAATATTGCCACGTTCGTTGCGTGAAAGCATGCCAAGATCGAGTAATTTTTGCTGTTCTTCACGGTTTGTGCCGAACTCGCGCAGCACCGTATCTAGGGCATTCGGTACGAAACCAATTTGAAAACGCGCGATAATTTCCGCTGAAAGTCCGCGTTGTTGTAAGTAGCTTTGCGCCGGAATATTGAGCGGTAACTGAGTTTGATAAAATTGCGCGATTTTTTGCATTAATTCGTACAAATTGCGCTTGGTTTGATAGCCGACTTGCGGACGTTGATTATCGGAACGGGCGCGTTTTTCATAAGGTACTTCCAAGCCCGCCATCGCCGCTAATTCTTCAATGGCTTCAACGAATTCCAGTTTGTCGTAATCCATTAAAAAAGAAATGGCATTGCCGTGAGCACCGCATCCGAAGCAATGATAGAACTGTTTTTTTTCGCTAACGGTGAAAGAAGGCGTTTTTTCGTGGTGAAAAGGGCAACAGGCTTGATAATCGCGACCGGCTTTTTTGAGTTTAACGCGCGAATTGACCACATCGACAATATTGGCTTTGGTCAACAAATCATCGATAAACGGGCGTGGAATTGAGCCTTTCATTGCCTTGTCTCCTGGGATTTGATGGGAACTTACGGTCAGTTTTATGGAATTTTCGTTGAATTTGAAAGAAACAAAACCGTGATGCCGAAGGAATCACGGTTTGTGTTAACTCGAGTTAAGAAATACTACAAATTAGTATAAACGGGCATTGCGTGCGTTTTCGCGAGCGTTGCGTTTAGCGTGACGTTTTGCAAGCGTCGCTTTTTCACGTTTACGGATTGTAGTCGGTTTTTCATAGAATTCACGAGCGCGAACTTCCGCTAAAATACCGGCTTTTTCGCAAGAGCGTTTGAAACGACGTAAAGCTACGTCGAATGATTCGTTTTCACGTACTTTAATTACAGGCATAAGCCAATCACCTCAATGAGTTTAATTTAATTGCAATTTAAAATTTTATGACTGCCATTAGATGGCAAGTTCAACAAAGGCCGCAATTCTAATCTACTTCCGGGGCAAATGTAAAGGAAAGAATACGCGATCCTCCGAATATTTCGCTTTCAACTGGTGAAAAGCGCGTAAACAGAGTAGAATCGCTGCCTTATTTTAGTAGTGAAATGAAGAAAATTAATGAAGATTTTAGGCATTGAAACCTCGTGTGATGAAACCGGCGTGGCGATTTATGATGAAGACAAGGGCTTGATCGCCAATCAGCTTTATACCCAAATTGCGTTGCACGCCGATTATGGC
Above is a genomic segment from Aggregatibacter sp. HMT-949 containing:
- the dnaG gene encoding DNA primase, with protein sequence MKGSIPRPFIDDLLTKANIVDVVNSRVKLKKAGRDYQACCPFHHEKTPSFTVSEKKQFYHCFGCGAHGNAISFLMDYDKLEFVEAIEELAAMAGLEVPYEKRARSDNQRPQVGYQTKRNLYELMQKIAQFYQTQLPLNIPAQSYLQQRGLSAEIIARFQIGFVPNALDTVLREFGTNREEQQKLLDLGMLSRNERGNIYDKFRHRIMFPIRDKRGRTVAFGGRVLGDEKPKYLNSPETITYHKGSELYGLYEALQVDDEPAKLLVVEGYMDVVALAQFGVDYAVASLGTSTTSEQIQLLFRSTEQVICCYDGDRAGRDAAWRALENALPYLQDGRQIKFIFLPDGEDPDSYIRRYGKEKFEEYIDGAQSLTEFLFAHLNPQVDFSSKEGRGKLAALAVPLIRQIPGEALRLSLRNSLAQKLGIFDQSQLESLIPQQAHQAAAPHADKQPKMKQTPMRLVVSLLLQNPHLVNRITEAGLAALRAEAGYELLEQLATLCRAREGITTGQILEHFRDTPYSRPLEILATWEHLLDDAEMLNAFSQNYRRLNIQAIERDIEMLIAKERAEGLSEQERQVLVKLITSKEMQKKQLVNPQ
- the rpsU gene encoding 30S ribosomal protein S21, giving the protein MPVIKVRENESFDVALRRFKRSCEKAGILAEVRAREFYEKPTTIRKREKATLAKRHAKRNARENARNARLY